The following proteins come from a genomic window of Miscanthus floridulus cultivar M001 chromosome 2, ASM1932011v1, whole genome shotgun sequence:
- the LOC136538166 gene encoding uncharacterized protein, with protein sequence MPNDAPPPIHSAKDALDALAGILGGALPGSVAAADDPVAALLSDPDVASAVTGRLRGSGSGAGNDSLCRWLYDAFRSNVPELQLAVLRFVPTLAGVYLCRAVSRKPLAGFEAVLLALYAHAAAQRGAGEPETVSLPNLANPSPYHDAKVPPKAKPVELDVAVLTPPLEPHGTVRATRRARIVGAVLQLYHGKLAHMPLSSKMDFCEFCVAWAGTHSKLDGADKQCLPPAPDAGGGAEKWRRVPLPWELFQPALQIVAHCLLGHTGSDELKAQAARAAECLYWRATETVDARAVLATRSLVRLSQMVEEPIPEPSFSGAIENMAELEAMRANILNSKN encoded by the coding sequence ATGCCGAACGACGCGCCGCCGCCCATCCACAGCGCGAAGGACGCCTTGGACGCCCTCGCGGGCATCCTCGGGGGCGCGCTCCCGGGCTCCGTCGCCGCGGCCGACGACCCCGTGGCCGCGCTCCTCAGCGACCCCGACGTGGCCAGCGCCGTGACGGGACGCCTCCGCGGATCCGGGTCGGGCGCCGGGAACGACAGCCTCTGCCGCTGGCTCTACGACGCGTTCCGGTCCAACGTCCCCGAGCTCCAGCTCGCGGTGCTGCGGTTCGTGCCGACGCTGGCTGGGGTGTACCTGTGCCGCGCCGTGTCCCGGAAGCCGCTGGCCGGGTTCGAGGCCGTGCTCCTCGCGCTGTACGCGCACGCCGCGGCGCAGCGTGGCGCCGGGGAGCCCGAGACCGTGTCGCTCCCGAACCTGGCGAACCCGAGCCCGTACCACGACGCCAAGGTGCCGCCCAAGGCCAAGCCCGTCGAGCTCGACGTCGCCGTGCTCACCCCGCCGCTGGAGCCGCACGGCACCGTGCGCGCCACCCGACGCGCCCGCATTGTCGGCGCGGTCCTGCAGCTCTACCACGGGAAGCTCGCGCACATGCCGCTCTCGTCCAAGATGGACTTCTGCGAGTTCTGCGTCGCCTGGGCGGGGACGCACAGCAAGCTGGACGGCGCCGACAAGCAGTGCCTCCCGCCCGCCCCCGACGCCGGCGGCGGGGCGGAGAAATGGCGGCGGGTGCCGCTGCCGTGGGAGCTCTTCCAGCCGGCGCTGCAGATCGTGGCGCACTGCCTGCTGGGCCACACGGGATCGGACGAGCTGAAGGCGCAGGCCGCCCGCGCCGCGGAGTGCCTGTACTGGAGGGCCACCGAGACGGTGGACGCGCGGGCGGTGCTGGCCACCCGGAGCCTCGTGAGGCTGTCGCAGATGGTGGAGGAGCCGATCCCGGAGCCGTCTTTCTCTGGCGCTATCGAGAATATGGCGGAGCTGGAGGCCATGAGGGCCAACATTCTTAACTCGAAGAACTGA
- the LOC136519507 gene encoding probable histone H2AXa translates to MSSTGGGGRGKAKPATKSVSRSSKAGLQFPVGRIARYLKAGKYAERVGAGAPVYLSAVLEYLAAEVLELAGNAARDNKKNRIVPRHIQLAVRNDEELSKLLGTVTIAAGGVMPNIHSTLLPKKAGHKGDIGSASQEF, encoded by the exons ATGAGTTCCACTGGAGGCGGCGGCCGCGGGAAGGCGAAGCCAGCGACCAAGTCGGTGTCGCGGTCCTCCAAGGCTGGGCTGCAGTTCCCCGTCGGGCGCATCGCGCGGTACCTCAAGGCCGGCAAGTACGCGGAGCGCGTCGGCGCCGGGGCCCCCGTGTACCTCTCCGCCGTCCTCGAGTACCTCGCCGCCGAG GTGCTGGAGCTGGCCGGGAACGCTGCTCGGGACAACAAGAAGAACCGGATCGTGCCGCGCCACATCCAGCTGGCGGTGCGAAACGACGAGGAGCTGAGCAAGCTGCTGGGCACTGTGACGATCGCGGCCGGCGGCGTGATGCCGAACATCCACTCGACTCTGCTGCCCAAGAAGGCTGGTCACAAGGGGGACATCGGCTCCGCCTCCCAGGAGTTCTGA